In the Telopea speciosissima isolate NSW1024214 ecotype Mountain lineage chromosome 6, Tspe_v1, whole genome shotgun sequence genome, acccagTCGTGCAGCACATGCACGCTGTCCCTACCCCTAGACATAAGGGTGCGTGTAATCACCGCCACACCcttggaaagatggaaatgatcaGGGttgcggtggtcatttcacacgcCCCTGTGTCCGGAGAGGGTCagatgtacgcagccttacccttatTTTTCAGAGAGACTATtttcaggacttgaacccgtgaccaagcgttcaagaagtgagcacttgaccaacgcgccaagCATGACCTTAAAGTGACATCCACTAAGTGTCAAAATAAAGCATTAAAACTCTAAGATTACGAAATGGAAACACAGCAATGGTTAAACTACCGAGAAAGGGCATAACAATAAATGAGGAGGTATATCacttgaattttttattattttttggagacaggaggggtatccgactttaagTCGAGTAAATCCCCCCGAGATCGTACATGACACCCGCGTCACGCACGAATCGGGAGCTTCTGGCCCCTAATGAACCTCAGACGGGTGGTCCCAATAAATTATGCAGTGGCAAAGGTTTTATAACGAGACCTCACTTCCTAAGACGATATTACTTGAATTTAAGTATGAGATTTGATGAGCTGCAAATCGAAACCATTATTTAAATCGATATCCAATGATCAGACCTATGGTATTACCaatctatataaaaaaaatccgCTTATAATCTACATGTAACGGCTAAGTGGGGATCACACATAGATACCCTATGGATGCCGCTGTACATAAAAGCCTTTTGGCTTTATATTTCCAAGTGGATGAGTCGCCCCAgtagttttgacttttgattaGAAAAATGTATTCGATTCAAATAATAATTGGTAAATGAAACGTGACGGTTAGAATTAAACGTGATCAGAATAATTGGAAATATTGAGATATTCTCAttttaatatataataatatataatgtAATCCTTTGTGAGATTGTTTAAATAACTGTATATTTTGgttatcttttctctttttctcatattaatTGGCCGGGTTTCAGTAGAGAAAAGATAGAGAGATTCAGAAGGCGGAGGACGGTCAAATGATCAAGGAGACTCCATGGAACGGATATGCAGCAAAATTCTTGCCGTTATCATCTTGATTAATCCAGTTTCTTGATCTTCGATTTGCAGCGGATTAGAAGGATAAAAAGTTTCATAATTTTGTCAAGTCTCTTGATTGATGGAGAGTGGTGATGAAGATAATACAGAGGGATCTTCACATGTTGAAGAAGACAAGATCTTTGTGGCACTGGGGAATGTTATGGAGGAAAGCACATGGACTTTGCTTTGGGCACTGAAGAACTTTCGGAGGAAGAATTTCTACATTCTTCATGTTCACCAGCCAGCTCAAGAGATCTGTGTCAGtaagtttcaaatttcaaatttcccAAGGTTCTATCTGAACCTCTCTTGCTCTCATGTGAGTGAATATCGTTGCTTTTGAAATCAatgttgatttctttttcttttcggAGCATAGTTGCTCAAAACTGTAGACTTGTGATCCATGGATAAAGATTTTCTTCATGTTAGACCTATTGTGTAGAAAATCTTCAATATATTCTGGCCTTGTATGAACCATTTCCAGTGACTTCTACGTACTAATCATAGCATCCGAAATGGTTTATACATAAAAACATTAGACATATTCCACAAATTAATCATCCCTTAGAGAGGAATTCATTGAGCTGTTTCTGTGAGTTGAATAAATTAACAGTTTCATGATTTTGGGAattaaatttgataaagtaTGACTCCCCCCAATGTTTTTATACATTATATTGCTTTTTACCCCCAACTAGTTTGGACAAGGCTTTGTTGAATCAAAGTACTTGGTAAATTTGGTCCAATAATGTCTAGTTcaagagggtgggccttggtgcaacggtaaggttgttccattgtgatcaagtacTCACGGGTTTGAGTTAAGAAACAACCTCTCAGTGAAAATATATATTCTTTTAATGGATTCTAGTTAGGTTTTTACTGTCTTCTTCAATCCGTCATTAATAGCTATTTCTaatgttttgttttgatttttttccttGGATTTCAGTGGGTGCGAAATTTAAAGCAGATGGACTAGATAGGCATCAAGTTAGAGCATaccgagaaaaggaaaagaaagaaatgaatgaTCTTCTAAATGAGTACCTTGATATTTGTCTCCATGCTGGGGtaatgcttctttttcttttccttcgaCTACTTTTGGTGTTGATTTACTTTGCAAAAACAATTGACATTTTATAGTTAAATCAAGCAATGTTGTCTATTCTATTTAAGATTAAGAAAGAAATCGAATAAGGTGTGTTTAAAAGAATATTGATTCTGGTTGAAAGCTTTTCCCTGGGTAAGtgtgaattttaaattttttttgggtaaacaaagCTTTACTAATAAGAGTGTATAATATACTTGGATTCCGAATTACAAGTTTTGAGAAGATATGGAGTACATATTGGCCAATTAGTCCTACATGTCAAGGACGGAATCCTCCTACCAAGGGAGTTAGCTAAACTATTGACCTCCCTTGGAATAAAAGCAAAAGTACATGACTATAAACTCAATGTCAAATAAGTAATATCTTGGATAATAGGAATCACTGAAAGTGGTGAATCATTGCACTCACCGATGAAGATAGAGATTGGTACTTTGTTGTCAATTTCGACAATTAGATGGTCCATGTTATTTTCAATAGCTTGAAATATGCTCATCAAATAGGAGTTGGCCATTGTTCATGTTCTTAATGATTATTGGCCTTACTAATTCATCTTTACAGGTCTATGCAGAGCCAATATGCATTGAAATGGAAAATGTTGAGAGAGGGATTGTAGAGCTCATTGCGCAGCATGGGATCACAAAACTTGTCATGCGAGCAGCATCAGACAGGCATTATTCAGAGTATGAACCATCTAATAACAATATGCAACCATTATATGTTCATCTCCATGTacctatttttgttttcttatacCATCGCCCACCAAGTAAGAAGCCTTTGCTTTGAACATCCATCTTTTTGAGCCATGTGGAGGGCTGATCTTCACCATCTTCACAAGGTCACCTTTTTGCGACTTTTAGGAATCCTTCATTCTATTAGATAGTCCTCCATGTATGATTATTGCAGATATTTGTATTGGTCCAAAATTGCTCTAAGGGTACTGTTTTTCAacctctttcctttattttattttgacaaATTATAATAGTTTGTTTGGACTCAAACTTGAGACATGTGCAGATGTAACTGAGGCATATCTGTATTAAGATTTGTTTCCTTATATTAAGgtaataatcccacattggttgtgggtgCTCTAACCATTAAGTATAAGAGCTAGAAGAAGCCACCCCACTTTGAACTAATTGGTTTTAAGATAGAAgcttaatatggtatcaaagcggaTATGTTGGGCCTCCGTCGATAATGGGCCGTACTCTACCCACGAAGACAGAGCCCAGAAGAGGCCTACACGTAAGGGGTAATACTGAGGTAATAATCTCACATCGACTGTGAGTGCTCCAACTATCAAGTATAAGATCTACAAGAGGCCATCccactttgaaccaattggttttaagatgaAAGCTTAATACGTTCATGTGGCAAACAGTACCACAAGTTTTGAGATGGGTCATGGTCTTGACAAACTGTGCCCTCTTGCTCTACACCCAAACATTGATTTTGAAAGAATTAGGGGGGTGGGGGGTCATGAGAAATATTATGAGCCAATTTGTGCTGTCAACCAACCTGCAAAGACAACATAAACTCTTCATTAAATTCCTTATagattatttgaatttttataAACTTGACACATTTATGGATCAAAGTCTATCAGGTACCTGAGATGTGTTttactaaaattacaaaaaaataagtCACTTTGCTATCCCATATATGTTATGAGACAAATCATTTACCCAAGCTCTATTATATTTCAGGAAAATGGAAAAGCTGGAATCCAAGAAAGCAATCTTTGTCTACAATGAGGCCCCAGTTTCCTGCCATATTTGGTTTGTCTGCAAAGGGCATCTCATCCTCAAGAGGTAttcttatctttttctcttattgtttttccattttttttaaaactttcaAATTAGCGAATCACATCATTAATAATActtattaattatatttttagtttcttgaaTCTGTCTGTTTCATGACCCTGCAGGATATACTTATCTTCAtagtttttcttatttatttatttatttttctcttttcaaattTGACTATCATGAAAACTTAAAATTGGAACCAAATCCAACAGGGAAGGTATTTCAGAGGAAACTGCAATAAAGGCTCCATCAGTCCTGGATAGTCCTATGAGGATAATTCACCAACTAGATCAACCGAGAAATATACAACTTCCCAAATCATTCAGCCATGGTGCTGGTGGTAGTAGTTGGCCAAGAAGTCCAGTTCAGAATCAAATCCAACGAGCTACATCTACCATAAGTGACACTACTAAAGTCCCTGCAAAACTTACTAATCCAGTTCAGGACCTATTCCGACGAGCTTTTTCATCTCGCAAAAGAAATACTGAGAGTTCAACAGGAAGGGAACAAAAGGCATCTTCTTCCAGAGGAGAGGCTTTAGGAATACAAAAACCAATTAGATTTTCTTCTCAGAGTTCAGACTGTTCATCGCGACTTTCAATTGGCAGTTCAGAGTCAATTTTAGGGAGTGAGACGACTGATAATGAGAAATCATCTTCTACTATTGAGCTTTTACTGGTATGTGCTTGTGACTTACTACATTTTAATTTGCAAAGTGGTTTGAATTCTTCTGCAGATTTTTTATCTCATTCAATCAATTAATCTTCTtgaatgttgattaattatcaATTGTAATGCTTGGTCTTGAATATTTTTATCTCTAACTA is a window encoding:
- the LOC122665402 gene encoding U-box domain-containing protein 33-like, with amino-acid sequence MESGDEDNTEGSSHVEEDKIFVALGNVMEESTWTLLWALKNFRRKNFYILHVHQPAQEICVMGAKFKADGLDRHQVRAYREKEKKEMNDLLNEYLDICLHAGVYAEPICIEMENVERGIVELIAQHGITKLVMRAASDRHYSEKMEKLESKKAIFVYNEAPVSCHIWFVCKGHLILKREGISEETAIKAPSVLDSPMRIIHQLDQPRNIQLPKSFSHGAGGSSWPRSPVQNQIQRATSTISDTTKVPAKLTNPVQDLFRRAFSSRKRNTESSTGREQKASSSRGEALGIQKPIRFSSQSSDCSSRLSIGSSESILGSETTDNEKSSSTIELLLVEVQVDVEVTFLE